A single Nitrospirota bacterium DNA region contains:
- a CDS encoding SemiSWEET transporter: MDWIMLTGLAAGTLTTIAFIPQLLKTWRSRSAEDVSLGMLITFCTGVFLWLLYGLFIRSLPVILANTVTLVLAGTILALKIRYRS, from the coding sequence ATGGATTGGATCATGCTCACGGGGCTGGCGGCCGGGACCTTGACGACGATCGCCTTCATCCCGCAACTGCTCAAGACCTGGCGGTCCCGGTCCGCGGAGGACGTCTCGCTGGGCATGCTGATCACCTTCTGCACCGGCGTCTTCCTCTGGCTGCTGTACGGGCTCTTCATTCGATCCCTGCCGGTGATCCTGGCGAACACCGTCACCCTGGTGCTGGCGGGAACCATCTTGGCGTTGAAGATCCGCTACCGGTCGTGA